In Wenzhouxiangella sp. XN201, the sequence CTGTCGAGAAAACGCAGGTAACACTCATGCACCAGGCTGGTGGTGTCGACCGCCTGGGAGCCTTTGCGGCATCGATGAGCCAGTTGCTTGAGGTCGAGATAGAGCAGGGCCACCAGCCGATTGAGCGCCGGCTGATCGCCGTCGCTGGCTGCGTGCAGCAATTGTGTCAACTCGCCGGGCATGGCCACGACCCTGATCTGGTGGCATCCGCATTTCAGCTTATCACCCGCCCCGGCACGGCTCCAGTGGCCCGAAACCGGACCATTTCGTCGCCGGCCCACGCAACTAACTGAAAATAAAACAGAAAATAAAGCTCGCTATTTGCGCTGGACCCGCGTATAGTGGCCGCCAGCTGCAGAACACCGCAGTGGTCGAAACTGAACGTATTCCTTCATCGTTATACCCCCTCAATTTCCACCATCGGTTCCTCTACAGCACGATCGGTCCGGCCGCGTGGTCGCGACCATTACTTAGTAACTTGTAAATAAAGGTTGAAAGACATCATGTCCAGCTCTACCGGAACCGTTAAGTGGTTCAACGATGCAAAGGGATTCGGCTTCATTCAGCAAGACGGCGGCGGTGCCGACGTCTTCGTGCACTTCAGTGCCATCACCGGCTCGGGCTTCAAGAGCCTGCCGGAAGGCTCGAAGGTCAGCTATGAAGTGACCGACGGCCCCAAGGGTCCCCAGGCAGCCAACGTCGTCGCTATCTAAGCGCCGCGACACAATCTGTCTGTTTGAGAAACCCCGCCGCTGGCGGGGTTTTTCATTTCAGGGGTGATTGTTTTCGCCTGCCTGCTGCGCAGGCACGGGAAGGGCTGACGCCACAGGCCGCGGCGCGGGCCTCGACAAGTCAAAGGCGGTTTCGCCCGGCTTGCTTCGCAAGCTCTTTGGGCGAGTAACTTTTGTCAGTCGCGACAAAAGTCACCAAAAACGCTCTTAGAAGACGCGGTTGGTCCGCAGGACCAGAAGGCTCCAAGGCTTAACGGAGATACCGCTTCTGCCTTCGCGAGGGCTCGGTCGTGAAACATGGTGATTTCGATAAAGTCCGGGCGTAGCCCGCACCCAGACAGCACGACCTCGATCGGGGTCGGCTTCGATTGAGGCTGGGGGCAGACCTGCGGGATGGGATGCCGCTCGAAGTCGTTGTGCCAGAAGCGGGCCGCTGCAGGCGTTATCGCAAGCCAGCATGTTCGGCAGCCGGGCAAGAGCAAAACCCCAGCCACAGTCCGTGAAGCCACTCCGACCAGGTATTCCTGAGACGCGACCGTCATCTTTTAAGCGCATTTTTTGGGTACTTTTTTGGCGCGACAAAAAAGTACCTCGCCGCAAGAGCGCGCGAAGCGCGCCGGGCGAAACCGCCTTTGAAGTGTCGAGGCCCGCACAGCGACCTGTGGCGTCAACCAATCCAGCGGCAGCAAACCCGGCGAGCCACCCCGCAAAGTGCTTAGGTTAAGCTGACCCAAGCTGCAACACCTTGGAGCCACAATGCGAATTCTTCCCAGCCTGCCGACCCTGTCGGCCCTACTGCTCGCAACCCTGATGACGGCCACCGCCGGCGCAAACGCGCCGGAAAAATCCCTGGACGCCGAAACCGCCGGGCGTTTTGCCGCGCTGGCGCTTGCCTGCGTCGACCAGGAATATCCCAATCTCATTCATCACGTCATGGCCGGCGACGACGAGGTCGGCCCGCCGCGAGAACTGACGCCGGCCTTCTACGGCTGCTTCGACTGGCACTCGTCGGTGCACGGCCACTGGTTGCTGGTGCGCCTGGCCCGCCAGTTTCCCGAGGCGGACTTCGCCGGGAGCGCGCGCGAGAAGTTGGCAGCCAACTTTGCCGAGGCCAACCTGCTGGCCGAGGCTGCCTACATGGCGCATCCCGACCGCGACGGTTTCGAGCGCCCTTACGGGCTGGCCTGGCTGCTGCAGCTGGTTGCCGAGCTCGATCAGTGGAACGACGAGCAGGCCAATCAGTGGCGCGAATGGCTGCGCCCGGTGGAGAAGACCGCGGTGCGTCGCCTGATGGACTGGATTCCCAAACTGCACTACCCGATCCGCATCGGCGAACACGACCAGACGGCCTTTGCCTTTGGGCTGGCTCTCGATTACGCGCGTCAGGTCGAGGACGGGGCGCTGATCGACGTAATCGAGGACGCGGCTGATCGCTTCTACGCGGAGGATCGCGACTGTCCGCTGCACTACGAGCCTTCCGGCCACGATTTCCTCTCGCCCTGCCTGGCCGAGGCCGATTTCATGCGGCGGCTGATGGCCCCGGCAGAGTTCGCGGACTGGCTCGATCACTTCCTGCCGACCATCGGCAAGGACGACTGGTTGCCGGTGGCCGTGGTCACCGATCGCGCCGACGGCAAGCTGTCGCACATCGACGGGCTCAACCTGGCGCGCGCCTGGATGCTGGAAGGGATCGCCGCGGGCCTGCCCGAGGACGACAGTCGGCGCGAAGCACTGCTGGCCTCGGCACGCGAACACGCCAGCGCCGGCCTCGAAGGGGTCAGCGCCGAGCATTACGCCGGTGGTCACTGGCTGGCCAGCTTCGCCGTCTACCTGGAAACCGGGCGCGGTCTTTAAGGAGCCTCTGAACAACTCTGCACGGGCGCGACGGCTCCTTAAGCCGGCTCAGGCCGGCAGCGGATACTTCAAGCCGGTCGCGCAGTTGAACAGCACCACGCGGGCGTCGGCGGCCAGTTGGCCGTCGGCCACCGCGCGGCGCCAGGCGGCATGGGTGGCCGCACCCTCGGGACACATCAGAACACCCTCGCCACGGCACAGCTCGCGCCAGGACTGAACAATTTCGTCCTCGCCGACCGCCATCGCCGAACCCCCCGATTCGCGCACCGCATCGAGAATCAGGAAGTCGCCGACGGCCTTGGGCACCCGAATGCCCGCGGCGACGGTATGTGCATTTTCCCAGCGTTCAGCGAATCGCTCGCCGGCTTCAAAGGCGCGCACGATCGGCGCACAGCCCTCGGCCTGCACCGCGAACATTTTCGGCAACGGCCCTTCGATCCAGCCCAGCGTCATCATCTCGGCAAAGGCTTTCCACATGCCGATCAGTCCGGTACCGCCGCCGGTCGGATAGAAGATCGCATCCGGCAGCTGCCAATTCATCTGTGCGGCCAGCTCCAGACCCATGGTCTTCTTGCCTTCGAGACGGTAGGGCTCCTTGAGCGTCGAGACATCGAACCAGCCTTCGCGCTCGGCGCGTTCGGCCAGTTGTTGCCCGCAATCGTCGATGTAGCCGTCGACCTCGACCACTTCGGCCCCTGCGAAACGGGTTTCCTCGATGTTGATGCGGGGGGTATCGGCCGGGCAGTAGACCAGGGACTGCAGGCCGGCACGCGTGGCGTAGGCGGCCAGGGCGGCGCCGGCGTTGCCGTTGGACGGCATGCACAGTTTCTCGAGCCCGAGCTCTCGAGCCATCGCCACCGCCAGGGCCAGGCCACGCGCCTTGAACGAACCGGTCGGCAGCCGGCCCTCGTCCTTGATCGTCAGACCCGGCGCCTCGGCCAGGTCGATCAGCGGCGTGTCGATCTCGCCCAGGCGGGGCACCCGCTCGAAGTCGGTGACCGGCAGCAGTTCGCGCCATTTCCAGAAACCGCCGGGGCGGGCCGCCACGGCATCGCGGTCGACGGCCCTGGCGATGGCCTCGAGGTCATAGTCGACCAGCAGCGGCCGACCGGCCTCCGACAGGCGATGAATCTTGCCAGCCTCGTAGGGTTCGCCTTCGAGACTGCAGTGCAAGCCGGTGACGTAGTCGTTCATGAAGGGCATTCCGGGTGGGTTGGGAGGCATCAGTCTAACGGAGCCGGGAAGGCTGATGACTTGGACCATTCAGTTGGGCCAACCAGAAATGGAGATCTTCAGAAGCACAAGTGAATTGCATATACGAACCATTCGCATTATTATTTGCATGCTTTTTTACTCCTCACTCGCGCATACAACCATGTCAAAAACCCAAACCAAGACCCCACGAACCGTCCTGCTGGCCATGCTGACCGCCGGCATTCTGTCCATGCAGCCGCTTGCGGCCCAGGAACCGGCCGAGTCGAACGACGAGCGAAACACCGAAGAGACTGCCGAGCGGGAGCGCGAGATCGAGCGCCTGACAGTGGTCGGTGCCCTGTCGCGCTATTCGGCACTCAAGTCCGACACGCCGATCATGGAAACCGCCCGCTCGGTCTCTATCGAGACCCAGCGCGACATCGTCGACAAGGGCGCGCTGGAACTGTCCGACGTCTACCAGTTCTCGGCCGGCGTGTTCGGCGAGACCTACGGTTTCGCCACCCGCGGCGACTGGGTCCGCGTTCGGGGCCTGAACGTTCCCGAATATCGCGACAGTCTGCAGGCCCTATTCGGTTTTTATAACAATGCCCGGCCGCACGTGTATTCCCTGGAGCAGGTGGAGATCCTGAAGGGCCCGGCCTCGGTGCTCTACGGCCAGGGCTCGCCCGGCGGGCTGGTCAACGTGGTCACCAAACGCCCGCGCAGCGATATCCGCCCGGAAGTCGTTGTCCAGTACGGCAGCTACGATCATGTCCAGGTGGCCACCGATTTCGGCGGCTCTCTGAACGAGTCGGGCAGCCTGGCCTATCGGGTCACCGCGCTCAACCGCGACAGCGACACGATGGTCGACTTCGTCCACAACGACACCCTGCTGGTGGCGCCGTCGATCATGTGGAGTCCGAGCCCGATGACCCATGTCACGCTGCTTGGCAGCGTGCAGGAATCGCGCGCGCGCACCGGCGCCCAGTTCGTGCCCATCAAAGGCGTGCTCGAGCCGGCCGCCAACGGCCGTTTCATCGAGGACAGCACTTTCCTCGGCGAGCCCGAGTTCGATCGCTACAACACCGATACGGACTCAGTCACGCTATTGGCCGACCATGTCATCAATACCACCTGGTCGCTGGAAGTGACTGGCCGCTGGACCGAGGGTGGGGCCGACTATCACCAAGCCTGGCCATCGTTCATCGGCGGCGACCGATATGTCTACAACGATAACGGTACGTTTTACCGCGACGGCATGGTGCCGCGCACCTTCTATGACAGTGACGCGCAATCGGAACAATTTGCCGTCGATTCACGTCTGCGCGCCGATTTCAGCACCGGTGCGCTCCATCACGAGCTGATGATGGGCGCGCAGTACCAGGACGTGACCACCGAAAACGACTTCGCCTATGCCTACGCCCTCGGCTACGACTTCGCCACCGGGGGGCCGGACGAAACGCTGGGCGACCGCTACTGGATCAACCTGTTCGATCCGGCCTATGGCAACGTTCCGCCGGACGAGTTGCTGAACCAGTTTTTCACCGACGGCCCGGAAGCTCACACCCGGGACCGGGGCCTCTACCTCAACGACCAGATCAGCATCGGCAACTGGCGCATCACTGCCGGCGTTCGCTACGACGATGTCACCACCGACACAGGCACCCAGTCGCAGGACGACGACGCCTTCAGCTTCAGCGTCGGCGCACTCTATACCTTCGACAACGGTATCGCCCCGTATGCCAGCTACGCTGAATCGTTCGAGCCAGTCGTCGGCGTCGACAACCTGACGGGCGAGCCTTTCGACCCGCAGGAAGGTCGCCAGTACGAAATCGGCGTGAAGTACCAGCCGCAGGGCTTTCCCGGACAGGTCACCGTGGCCGCATTCGATATCGAGCAGTCCAACCTGCCGAGCCCCGACAGCCTCCCGGGTGCCCCATCGCAACAGGAGGGCGTCGCTTCGGTGCGCGGCGTGGAAATCGAATCCATTCTCCAGTTCGGCGAGTTCACCGTCGAAGCCAATGCCAGCCGCCTGAACACCGAGAACGCCCGCGGCTTCCGTTTCGATTCGGTGCCGCGAGACCAGTTCTCGACCTGGCTCGGCTGGCGCCCGACCGGTATGCTCAGCGGTCTGCAGGCCGGCGCCGGCGCACGCTATGTGGGCGAGTCCTGGGATGGATACGACGATATTCGCACGCCCGGACAGACCCTGTACGATGTGATGCTCGGCTATGAGACCGGGCCCTGGCAGTTCCGGCTCAATGCCCGCAATGTCACCGACAAGGAATACCTGGCGACCTGCCTGGCCCGCATCGACTGCTTCTTCGGTGAACGCCGAACCGTGGTCGGTACCGTCGGCTACCGGTTCTGATTCAAGGAGATGGATCAGCCATGACGCTCGCTCCCGCAATCGCACTGACCACCGCCGGCGTGCTGGCACTTCGCCTGGCCTGGCACTGGGGTCGTCAGCAACAGCCCCGCCGGCAGCTGCCGTTGCGCTGCGCCGGCTGGCTGCTGCTGGCAATCGGGCTGGCGCCGTGGGTGCTGACTGGCGGCAGCGATCGCGGTGTGGCGCTGGCCGTGCTCGTGGTCATGCTGGCCGGACTGGCGCTGGCGCTGTTCGAAGGCTGGCGGGCCTGGAGAGCGCCGATCCGCAGGAAGCGGGAACCAACACCTCGCAATGATCTGCCGAAGGCTGAAACCCGGGGCGCGAGTCTGCTGCTGCGCCGGCTGTGGATTTTCTGCCTGGCCGGTCCGCTGGCCCTGGCCGCCGCGCTGGCCATCGGCCTGGCCCTGTGGCTGGGCCTGGGGCGAATCGGGGTGAGCGACGCCAACGTGCTGGCTGTCGCCATGTTGTCAGTGCCGATTGTCTGGTCGATCCTTGCCGTACTGTCGACCATGGAAGGCAGCCTTGGATCGCGAACGCTACTGGTCGCCTTGCCGGGCCTGCTCGGCCTGGCCCTGGCAGGGGTGGCGGCATGAACCTGAAGTGGTCGAAACTGCCCTCCGGCCTGGTCGCGCGCATGCTCGGCGGGCACCTCAGCCTGGGGCTGGCCGCCAGCGTGTTGCTCTACATCCTGTGCCTGACCGGCACCGCCATGGTGTTTCACGAAGAGTTCGGGCGCTGGGAGCAGCCGCAGGTGCCGGAGATGGAGAGCGTTTCCCCGACTGCCGCAGCGGTGGCGGCGAAGTCGGTACTGGCCGGACTGGAGGGGACGCCACATCATTTCTGGGTGGGCCTGCCTACCGCCACCAACCCACGGCTTTGGGTAGCCACGAGCGAGCGCACCTGGTTTGCCGACGCCGACGGCCGGATCGTGGCCGAGGCCGATCACGAGTTCGCGCACTTTCTGGAGAAGGTGCACTACTACCTGACCCTGCCAATGCTGCCGGGTCTGACACTGGTCGGCATCCTGGGCGTACTGATGGCCGGGCTGTGCCTGTCGGGTTTGCTGGCGCATCCGCGCCTGTTTCGTGACGCCTTCCGGTTGCGGCTCAAGTCCGGGCCTCGCCTGGCCCAGGCCGACCTGCACAATCGACTGAGCGTCTGGGCCTTTCCCTTTCACCTGGTGATCGCGCTGACCGGCGCGGCCATTGGCCTGTCGCTGCTGGTCGCTGCGGTGTTCGCGCCGGTGGTCAACGAGGGTGATACCGAGACCTTTTTCGACCCGATCTTCGGCGCGGAAGCCGAAGGCGCCGACACACCAGCACCGCTGGCCGACATCGAGGCTGCGTTGACCAACTTCGCCAACACACACCCCGACACCCGCGCCTGGGTGATCAGTTTTCACGATCCGGCCACGGCCGGTCAAAGTGTGGAGATCCTGGCCTACCACCCGCGCCGCCTGATCTTCGGTGACTACGTCGGCTTCGATGCCGAGGGCAACCTGGGCGGCTGGACCGGGCTGTCCGATGGCGATCTCGGTCAGCAGGTGGTCGCCGCCCTCTATCCACTGCACTTCGGCTCATTCGGCGGCCTGCCGGTCAAGATTCTTTACGGCCTGCTGGGCCTGGCTGCCTGCGTGGTTGTCGCCAGCGGCGTCAACATCTGGCTGGTCAAGCGTCGCCAGGCAGCCCGACCGGTGCCCGCTTTCGAGCGTGCCTGGACAGCGACCGTGTGGGGATCGCCGCTGGCCCTGGCGGCCGTGGCCTTCGCCGACCTGGC encodes:
- a CDS encoding threonine synthase gives rise to the protein MNDYVTGLHCSLEGEPYEAGKIHRLSEAGRPLLVDYDLEAIARAVDRDAVAARPGGFWKWRELLPVTDFERVPRLGEIDTPLIDLAEAPGLTIKDEGRLPTGSFKARGLALAVAMARELGLEKLCMPSNGNAGAALAAYATRAGLQSLVYCPADTPRINIEETRFAGAEVVEVDGYIDDCGQQLAERAEREGWFDVSTLKEPYRLEGKKTMGLELAAQMNWQLPDAIFYPTGGGTGLIGMWKAFAEMMTLGWIEGPLPKMFAVQAEGCAPIVRAFEAGERFAERWENAHTVAAGIRVPKAVGDFLILDAVRESGGSAMAVGEDEIVQSWRELCRGEGVLMCPEGAATHAAWRRAVADGQLAADARVVLFNCATGLKYPLPA
- a CDS encoding DUF3325 family protein, producing the protein MTLAPAIALTTAGVLALRLAWHWGRQQQPRRQLPLRCAGWLLLAIGLAPWVLTGGSDRGVALAVLVVMLAGLALALFEGWRAWRAPIRRKREPTPRNDLPKAETRGASLLLRRLWIFCLAGPLALAAALAIGLALWLGLGRIGVSDANVLAVAMLSVPIVWSILAVLSTMEGSLGSRTLLVALPGLLGLALAGVAA
- a CDS encoding TonB-dependent siderophore receptor; protein product: MSKTQTKTPRTVLLAMLTAGILSMQPLAAQEPAESNDERNTEETAEREREIERLTVVGALSRYSALKSDTPIMETARSVSIETQRDIVDKGALELSDVYQFSAGVFGETYGFATRGDWVRVRGLNVPEYRDSLQALFGFYNNARPHVYSLEQVEILKGPASVLYGQGSPGGLVNVVTKRPRSDIRPEVVVQYGSYDHVQVATDFGGSLNESGSLAYRVTALNRDSDTMVDFVHNDTLLVAPSIMWSPSPMTHVTLLGSVQESRARTGAQFVPIKGVLEPAANGRFIEDSTFLGEPEFDRYNTDTDSVTLLADHVINTTWSLEVTGRWTEGGADYHQAWPSFIGGDRYVYNDNGTFYRDGMVPRTFYDSDAQSEQFAVDSRLRADFSTGALHHELMMGAQYQDVTTENDFAYAYALGYDFATGGPDETLGDRYWINLFDPAYGNVPPDELLNQFFTDGPEAHTRDRGLYLNDQISIGNWRITAGVRYDDVTTDTGTQSQDDDAFSFSVGALYTFDNGIAPYASYAESFEPVVGVDNLTGEPFDPQEGRQYEIGVKYQPQGFPGQVTVAAFDIEQSNLPSPDSLPGAPSQQEGVASVRGVEIESILQFGEFTVEANASRLNTENARGFRFDSVPRDQFSTWLGWRPTGMLSGLQAGAGARYVGESWDGYDDIRTPGQTLYDVMLGYETGPWQFRLNARNVTDKEYLATCLARIDCFFGERRTVVGTVGYRF
- a CDS encoding cold-shock protein, giving the protein MSSSTGTVKWFNDAKGFGFIQQDGGGADVFVHFSAITGSGFKSLPEGSKVSYEVTDGPKGPQAANVVAI
- a CDS encoding PepSY-associated TM helix domain-containing protein — translated: MNLKWSKLPSGLVARMLGGHLSLGLAASVLLYILCLTGTAMVFHEEFGRWEQPQVPEMESVSPTAAAVAAKSVLAGLEGTPHHFWVGLPTATNPRLWVATSERTWFADADGRIVAEADHEFAHFLEKVHYYLTLPMLPGLTLVGILGVLMAGLCLSGLLAHPRLFRDAFRLRLKSGPRLAQADLHNRLSVWAFPFHLVIALTGAAIGLSLLVAAVFAPVVNEGDTETFFDPIFGAEAEGADTPAPLADIEAALTNFANTHPDTRAWVISFHDPATAGQSVEILAYHPRRLIFGDYVGFDAEGNLGGWTGLSDGDLGQQVVAALYPLHFGSFGGLPVKILYGLLGLAACVVVASGVNIWLVKRRQAARPVPAFERAWTATVWGSPLALAAVAFADLAISQQLAWLIALFWTVQLGLIVVAMTVPGLVDRNRLQLATALLLVLVVVRHTFEFAGDGGNPAAWGISALLLVLAAILGRMALRGRRQSGLQRVADSTT
- a CDS encoding DUF2891 domain-containing protein; the protein is MRILPSLPTLSALLLATLMTATAGANAPEKSLDAETAGRFAALALACVDQEYPNLIHHVMAGDDEVGPPRELTPAFYGCFDWHSSVHGHWLLVRLARQFPEADFAGSAREKLAANFAEANLLAEAAYMAHPDRDGFERPYGLAWLLQLVAELDQWNDEQANQWREWLRPVEKTAVRRLMDWIPKLHYPIRIGEHDQTAFAFGLALDYARQVEDGALIDVIEDAADRFYAEDRDCPLHYEPSGHDFLSPCLAEADFMRRLMAPAEFADWLDHFLPTIGKDDWLPVAVVTDRADGKLSHIDGLNLARAWMLEGIAAGLPEDDSRREALLASAREHASAGLEGVSAEHYAGGHWLASFAVYLETGRGL